One Phalacrocorax carbo chromosome 34, bPhaCar2.1, whole genome shotgun sequence DNA window includes the following coding sequences:
- the STAG3 gene encoding cohesin subunit SA-3, with amino-acid sequence MPAGGGGAVLPCCACARLRGHAAAARQAGTPPGAEPRPRTSCPPSGCVPHLGAAPNLCRVPSCQVSKRPRRREPRGDGSSPAVSNPEQSTLFEAVRSAKIAIETVVDDWLETYKQDRETGFLELVNFIIRSCGCRGLVTPEMFRQLQNSEIIQQLTEKFKEDSAEYPLSLRTPPWRRFRAGFCELVAAVVRQCQYSIVYDDFLMDALISLLTSLSDSQVRAFRHTSTLAAMKLMTALVNVALGVSLHQENNQRQYEAERSKGLGRQATDKLEALLEKRRELQEQQKEIENMMNAIFKGVFVHRYRDVVPEIRAICMEELGTWMRSYADSFLTDGYLKYIGWTLHDKQREVRLQCVKALQGLYCRRDMAAHMELFTSRFKTRMVSMVLDKEPDVAVEVVKMLTLMLENMEEALTEEDCQSVYPVVYVSSRVLASSAGLFLYRRLLNPRREAGRERPRDRDNRTFFRLLLAFFVESELHEHAAYLVDSLWDCAGTRLRDWETITALLLEESPTEGLVDQQEKALVEILAASVIQAAKGQPPVGRGPAKRPSARERKAQAEERTRLTHCLVPALPQLLAKFSADDEKAALLLEVLRCFDLSIYCTGRLEKHLELLLGQLQEVVQKHTGQAVLEAASQALHALCDPELALHGRGDLVRSRLVDQLADKFHQEVAELLQASSLDEEEVYSMAATLKRIAVLFNAHDLTPWQLFEPCAQLLQRAVDMGEVPPQVLVPAITCLHFHILWELSHLPSTDVPQAQLQSLKTRVTSFCSLCQSCLSDVDAGVREQAFVVLSDLLLVFGPQLPQDGQEALAPLVLLPDAGLQSQLAAFLMDHVFHHTYSQEELSATEDGENRIEELHQRRVLLAGFCKLIVYNVLELSAASDVFKHYAKFYSDYGDIIKETLNCTRQMDRQEWARTLLLSLQQLMTELLLQQGPEIRATESFQEIRDLARRFSLLFSLHQLHNRPALFSMHKEGIQFAFQELAGPGLGLPPLNLPFLEVLSEFSPRLLHPDKALLLAYLEKMCQERQWLALRDAPWPSLVAYRNSLQPQEEGGSVSSRSTAPRPRPPPGSAAKRPRVDGEAGAEPWGTLCPWGLRHPQHRAGPCGAGEAGPALSLAGGTPARGWDQSEAPQSTARVTTGQGAERWQRCRHLCRSQTVLRRGGTGCGDRNSVWGQGWGSRRGTGVWGWGSGPRVQPPPAAPSEHPDSSPWPMSRLPSPALTSTVLRGSPRPSLPRLPARDSSSDRSLLQSGSLSRWCSRVNRLSLMVEEEEEKEEVTTEDESIEDTPEQDRTLLAPQDQLQDLFNSTILGIEDV; translated from the exons ACGGTGGTGGATGACTGGCTGGAGACCTACAAGCAGGACCGGGAGACAGGGTTCCTGGAGCTTGTCAACTTTATCATCCGTTCCTGTGGCTGcagag GCTTGGTGACCCCGGAgatgttcaggcagctgcagaactCAGAGATCATCCAGCAGCTGACGGAGAAGTTCAAGGAG GATTCGGCCGAGTACCCGCTCTCGCTGCGCACCCCGCCCTGGCGCCGCTTCCGGGCCGGCTTCTGCGAGCTGGTGGCAGCGGTGGTGCGGCAGTGCCAGTACAGCATCGTCTACGATGACTTCCTGATGGACGCCCTCATCTCCCTGCTCACCAGCCTCTCCGACTCCCAGGTGCGGGCTTTCCGTCACACCAGCACCCTGGCAG CCATGAAGCTGATGACGGCGCTGGTGAACGTGGCGCTGGGCGTGAGCCTGCACCAGGAGAACAACCAGCGGCAGTACGAGGCTGAGCGGAGCAAGGGGCTCGGCCGCCAGGCCACCGACAAGctggaggcactgctggagaaGCGCCGGGAG ctccaggagcagcagaaggaGATCGAGAACATGATGAATGCCATCTTCAAGGGCGTCTTTGTGCACCGCTACAG AGACGTGGTGCCCGAGATCCGTGCCATCTGCATGGAGGAGCTGGGGACGTGGATGAGGAGCTACGCAGACTCCTTCCTCACTGACGGCTACCTCAAGTACATCGGCTGGACGCTGCACGACAAG CAGCGGGAAGTGCGCCTGCAGTGTGTGAAGGCGTTGCAGGGGCTGTACTGCCGCCGGGACATGGCCGCCCACATGGAGCTCTTCACCAGCCGCTTCAAG ACCCGCATGGTGTCCATGGTACTTGACAAGGAGCCCGACGTGGCCGTGGAGGTGGTGAAGATGCTGACGCTGATGCTGGA GAACATGGAGGAGGCGCTGACAGAGGAGGACTGCCAGAGCGTCTACCCTGTGGTCTACGTCTCCAGCCGGGTGCTGGCCTCCTCCGCCGGGCTTTTCCTCTACCGCAG GCTGCTGAACCCGCGGCGAGaggcgggcagggagcggccTCGCGACAGGGACAACAGGACTTTCTTCCGGCTCCTTCTGGCCTTCTTCGTCGAAAGCGAG ctccACGAGCATGCAGCCTACTTGGTGGACAGCCTGTGGGACTGTGCCGGGACCCGGCTGAGGGACTGGGAGACCATCACCGCTTTGCTGCTGGAGGAGTCGCCCACCGAGG gcctggTGGACCAGCAGGAGAAGGCACTGGTGGAGATCCTGGCAGCCAGCGTGATCCAGGCAGCCAAGGGGCAGCCCCCAGTGGGCCGTGGGCCGGCCAAGAGG ccctcGGCCCGGGAGCGCAAGGCGCAGGCGGAGGAGAGAACCCGGCTCACGCACTGCCTCGTCCCggccctgccccagctgctggccaAG TTCTCAGCCGACGATGAGAAGGCGGCTCTGCTCCTGGAGGTGCTGCGCTGCTTCGACCTCAGCATCTACTGCACTGGGCGGCTGGAGAAG cacttggagctgctgctggggcagctgcaggaggtggtGCAGAAGCACACGGGGCaggcggtgctggaggccgcGTCCCAGGCGCTCCACGCGCTCTGCGACCCCGAGCTCGCCCTGCACGGCCGCGGGGACCTGGTGCGCAGCCGCCTCGTTGACCAGCTGGCCGACAAATTCCACCAGGAGGTCGCCGAGCTGCTCCAG GCCTCGTCCCTGGACGAGGAGGAGGTGTACAGCATGGCAGCCACACTGAAGAGGATCGCCGTCCTGTTCAA cGCCCATGACCTGACGCCCTGGCAGCTCTTCGAGCCCtgtgcccagctcctgcagcgCGCCGTGGACATGGGCGAGGTGCCACCGCAG GTCCTTGTCCCTGCCATCACCTGCCTCCACTTCCACATCCTCTGGGAGCTCTCGCACCTGCCCAGCACTGATGTCCCTCAG GCGCAGCTGCAGAGCCTGAAGACCAGAGTCACCTCCTTCTGCTCGCTGTGCCAGAGCTGCCTGTCCGACGTGGACGCGGGCGTCCGGGAGCAG GCCTTTGTGGTGCTCAGCGACCTGCTGCTGGTCTTCGGGCCCCAGCTGCCACAGGACGGGCAGGAGGCGCTGGCCCcgctggtgctgctgcccgACGCGGGGCTGCAGTCCCAGCTGGCCGCCTTCCTCATGGACCATGTCTTCCACCATACCTACAGCCAGGAGGAGCTCTCGGCCACAG aGGACGGTGAGAACCGCATCGAGGAGCTGCACCAGCGCCGGGTGCTCCTGGCTGGCTTCTGCAAACTCATCGTCTACAACGTGCTGGAGCTCAGCGCCGCCTCCGATGTCTTCAAGCACTATGCCAAG tttTACAGTGACTATGGGGATATCATCAAAGAGACGCTGAACTGCACCCGGCAGATGGACCGGCAGGAGTGGGCTCGCACCCTGCTGCTCAGCTTGCAGCAG CTGatgacagagctgctgctgcagcagggcccCGAGATCCGAGCGACCGAGTCTTTCCAGGAGATCCGTGACCTGGCGCGGcgtttctccctcctcttcagCCTCCACCAGCTCCACAACCGCCCGGCGCTGTTCAGCATGCACAA GGAGGGGATCCAGTTTGCCTTCCAGGAGCTTGCcggccctgggctggggctgccgccCCTCAACCTGCCCTTCCTGGAGGTGCTGAGCGAGTTCTCGCCCCGGCTGCTGCACCCCGACAAGGCCCTGCT CCTGGCCTACCTGGAGAAGATGTGCCAGGAGCGGCAGTGGCTGGCGCTGCGGGATGCGCCGTGGCCGTCCCTCGTCGCCTACCGCAACTCCCTGCAGCCGCAGGAGGAGGGGGGCTCGGTGAGCAGCCGCAGCAcagccccccgcccgcgccccccaCCTGGCTCCGCTGCCAAGAGACCCCGCGTGGACGGTGAGGCgggggctgagccctgggggacccTGTGTCCCTGGGGGCTGCGTCACCCCCAGCACCGGGCTGGGCCgtgcggggctggggaggctggtccCGCTCTGTCCCTCGCTGGGGGGACCCCGGCCCGAGGCTGGGACCAGTCTGAGGCTCCCCAGTCCACAGCGAGGGTCACCACAGGGCAGGGAGCTGAGAGGTGGCAAAGGTGCCGTCACCTCTGCCGGAGCCAGACTGTTCTTAGGAGGGGAGGGACCGGGTGTGGGGACAGGAACAGCGTTTGGGGGCAAGGATGGGGCTCAAGGAGGGGGAcggg GGTGTGGGGATGGGGTAGCGGTCCCCGTGTTCAgccccctcctgcagccccctcgGAGCACCCCGACTCCAGCCCGTGGCCGATGAGCcgcctgcccagcccagccttgaCCTCCACGGTGCtgcggggcagcccccggccctccctgccccggcTGCCAGCACGGGACTCCAGCTCCGACCGCAGCCTCCTGCAGAG CGGCTCCCTGTCCCGCTGGTGCAGCAGGGTGAACCG gcTCAGCCTgatggtggaggaggaggaggagaaagaggaggtgACAACTGAAGATGAGAGCATTGAGGACACCCCAGAGCAGGACAGG aCTCTGCTGGCCCCCCAGGACCAGCTCCAGGACCTTTTCAACTCCACCATCCTGGGCATCGAG GACGTCTGA